TCCGTTCCTCGTAAGCCTCTTGACCTGGGCTCCATCATAGTCCATGGAGTAAATCTCTTTGCTTTTACCGTTAGCCTGAACAAAAATCATTCGTGTCAGGAATAGCCCCTCCTCACCGGTAACCTGTCTCATTATTTCGTTGGAGAACATATGGGTCATGTTTCGGAGCTGAGCGGGACTCCCCTTCCACCTCTTGGCTGTGACCTCTTTTCTCTGAAAGACATCGAAAAGGTGAAACTCCAGCTCAACATCTCCGTCCGGACGGAGTAAATAACCGACCTTGACGAGTGCTTCAGCGTTAATGAGTTCCCAATCATCGAAAAGGAAGGTATCGGCGGTAATGCCAGCCGTTCCCAGATCTTCCATGTAGAGCACCGGGTCGAGGACCCTGAAAACCCCGGAGAAATCAAGATCCCCGGCTATAACTTCACGCACCTCTCTTGCAATGAGGGGAATAGGCTCTGACCCCTCCATGGGGACGGGAGATTGCACGGCAACGGGGAGACGACGGGCTTCCGGTGCGTTGATATCAAGATATATTTTTGCCTGAACATACCCCGGCAAAAATATATGTAAAAGTACAGGGAAGAGTAATACCAGGAACATTAACCTGGGAAAAAGCCTTTTCATGAGCTGTGTCATCATCTATCAAGTCCTTGCGGAATGAAGTTAATCCCCACCTCCAGCGGCTTGTCGCTCAGTTCCTCCGGCAGGGGCGGCAGGGGGCTGGCCTTTCTGATAGCACGCAGAGCTGACTGGTCGTAGTAATCGTTGCCAGACCTTTTCTCGATCCAGGACTGTTCTATCACCCCGTTCGGCGCGATCCTTATCCCGACTACCGTAAGCAGGCTGGCCTCGGAAGTTTCACCTTGGGGGACCCATGAGGACCTGATCTGGGCCCATATGCGATTATAGTAAGCCCTGAACTTTATGTTTGAAGGTATGTCGTTCCCTCCTGTGGGAGCGTTTGCCACAGGCGGGCCAACGGCACCTGTTTCATCAGGTTGGGTTCGATCTTCCGTGGTGATATCTTTCTCACTCGAAAACGACTCATAGAGACGCCTGGTCTCCATTTCCAGCTCCTCGATCTTTTTGCGCCGCGCAAGACGGGCTGTTTCGTCGCCGCCTGATGTCTTCATCTCTTCCATGGTTTCCAAAGGCGGAGGAGGGGCAGCAGACTTGGCAGCCTTGTCCTGAACTTCCGGTTCGAGCTGCTCCTTGACCTGTTTGGGGACCGGTTTCACTGCCGGGGCCGGCTTTGCGGCGGGTGCCGGTTTCGGCGAGGGCAGGGAAACCAGATCCACGGAGTAGGAGGGCGCATAGGTCGTACCTGACATACGAAAAAAAGTCATGCTTCCGGCAGCTACCAGAATGACGACATGGATTCCAATGGAAACGAAGAAGGAACGCTTGAAGGCTCTTTCCCTGAAGTGATGATCTTGACCTGATGGGAGTGTGAATGTGGACAATTTTACGGCCGCCCTGCCTGACCAAGATCCGGTTCTGTGACCAGACCGATCCTTTCCACACCTGCACCCTTCAGAACCGACATGACAGCCACAATGGTTCCGTAAGGGATCCGGGAGTCCCCCCTCAGGTAAACAGGTCGGCCTCCGAGCTCCGACAGGACTACGGGGGCCCTTCTGCGAAACTCGGAAAGGGTGAAGCTATGGCGCTCAAGGTGGATTCCCCCACTCCTGTCAATACTGATGGTTACAGCACGCTCACCCTGGTTCAGTGGAGCCATACCCGCAGTGGGGAGTTGTACATCGACACCTGATTTAAGCATGGGCGCAGTCACCATGAAAACGATCAGCAGCACCAGCATCACATCCACGAGGGGCGTGACGTTGATATCAGACATTATCCGCCTGTTAAAACCGCCCGGAAGTGCCATCAGTCATTTCTCCTGAAGTGGCGATCAATAATGTTCAGAAATTCTGCTGTAAAGGTCCTCATGTCGTTATCAAGAATCCGTATTTTCTGAATGAAGAAGTTATAACCCACGACAGCCGGGATCGCTGCGGCAAGGCCCGCAGCTGTGGCCACCAGAGCTTCGGAAATACCTGGAGCTACAGAGATCAGGCTGGCGCTACCGGCCAGGCCGATACTACGGAATGCGTTCATGATGCCCCAAACCGTGCCAAACAACCCTATAAAGGGCGCAGTACTACCCGTGGTGGCAAGAAAGGGCAGGGCCTTTTCCAGACGTGTGAGCTCCGTCTCGGCAGCTTTGGACAGGGCCCGGCTTATGTTTTCGAAGCCGGCAACCTCCTTGATAAGCCCCGCGGGCTCCACCGGGAAGTTCTGGGGCTGCTGCTGCCTGGAGCGGGAAACTCTTACCAGCTCGATATAGCCGGCCCTGAAAATGGACGCTACCGGAGAGAAGGTCATGTTCTCGGTGCCCTCATGGATAAGGCTGAGCCGCTGCTGATTCAGGAAAAGGTTGTGGAATCGGTGATTCTCACGCTCTGCCTGCCTGAACATCCTCCATTTATAGAAAATAATGGCCCAGGTCATTACCGACATGAACAGAAGGGTGATCAGGACCAACTGTACGACAAATCCTGCCCGGGCTATCATGGAGAACACCCCTAGCTCCACTTCGCTGCCTATTTGTCCGGTCGCGATCCGGGCAATGATCATATCTAAAAAAGTCAATTGAACCTCCTGTGCCTATGTACCAGGCTGAAACCTATTCTATTCCCTTTGAGTCCTATTTTCGCACGATAATGGACTAAAAAAAAGTAACAGGGAATAGGGTGTTAGGGGATATTTCTTTTTTCCCCTGTCTCTTAGCACTTATCTCCTATCCCTTGTATTTCCTCCAGCACCACCCGTGCCGGGGCGCCGTCACATCCGCCTATCTTCAGCGGCAGGGCCATCATGTTGTATGACCCGGCGGGTACTTCCCTGAGATCCACACCCTCAATAATGACTATTCCCTCACCAAGGAGAGCCTGGTGAACGGCCTCTCCGCTGCCGTAGGCGGCAATGGAAAGATAATCGATACCTACAAGTCGTACGC
Above is a genomic segment from bacterium containing:
- a CDS encoding ExbD/TolR family protein, encoding MALPGGFNRRIMSDINVTPLVDVMLVLLIVFMVTAPMLKSGVDVQLPTAGMAPLNQGERAVTISIDRSGGIHLERHSFTLSEFRRRAPVVLSELGGRPVYLRGDSRIPYGTIVAVMSVLKGAGVERIGLVTEPDLGQAGRP
- a CDS encoding energy transducer TonB, whose amino-acid sequence is MSTFTLPSGQDHHFRERAFKRSFFVSIGIHVVILVAAGSMTFFRMSGTTYAPSYSVDLVSLPSPKPAPAAKPAPAVKPVPKQVKEQLEPEVQDKAAKSAAPPPPLETMEEMKTSGGDETARLARRKKIEELEMETRRLYESFSSEKDITTEDRTQPDETGAVGPPVANAPTGGNDIPSNIKFRAYYNRIWAQIRSSWVPQGETSEASLLTVVGIRIAPNGVIEQSWIEKRSGNDYYDQSALRAIRKASPLPPLPEELSDKPLEVGINFIPQGLDR
- the tolQ gene encoding protein TolQ — its product is MTFLDMIIARIATGQIGSEVELGVFSMIARAGFVVQLVLITLLFMSVMTWAIIFYKWRMFRQAERENHRFHNLFLNQQRLSLIHEGTENMTFSPVASIFRAGYIELVRVSRSRQQQPQNFPVEPAGLIKEVAGFENISRALSKAAETELTRLEKALPFLATTGSTAPFIGLFGTVWGIMNAFRSIGLAGSASLISVAPGISEALVATAAGLAAAIPAVVGYNFFIQKIRILDNDMRTFTAEFLNIIDRHFRRND